ttatttttaataaatgtaatttataatataatataataataatatttaaataaatatgatattatttattttattttattaaatattatttattttattttaaatataagagTAAAAAAGGAAGAGGGGGAGTTGATTCTCACTCCAAAATTTGGTGGGGCCCACGGAGTGAGATTCCCACTCCCCCTTTAAAATtgtaagtaaacactggagtgggaAGAATCAACACTTCTCACTCTCactccaaaaagtaaacactaCATAAGTCTAGTTTAGGACTCTAGGTGTTGGAAGCTGAAATTTAGGTATGGCTtagagagagagtgtgtgtatagatatatagagagagagagagacagagaagGGGGGAATTAAAAGTGAGTTTTCACTCCAATTACTGgtaatattgaaattaagaataaattaaaaataataaaatataaattttaatacattttaagATAAAGTACATTGTATTAAAGactgtattttttttactttattccTGATTTTAATGTGATTAGAAATCtctgattaaaatttttgtaaaaggaTCAATGGTTCCTAAAAATGattatacttatttttatatcatttattaGCTCTTACGTCTATAACTAATGGATGGTTAAGATTAGATTGATATAACGTAGatttctaataataatttattactggTATATAATTAGTAATTCTGATAcaaactattaaaataattagaattatctattttatttatttaattttatggtattagttaattttgaacTAGTCAAAAGTAGTTGCACTTATTTTGTGGAGCCACATGTAATTAGTGGAGCATTATGTGAGAACATACTTAGTGTTACTAATTTTTAGGTTGTAATCCTAAAAAAGCTTCATTATATAAAGCTtgatattattcaataaagaGGGATCATgggtttattattttggtaacATAAAAGTTGTAATTGGGAGTTTATTGGTTTCTCGAATAACCAATACTTATTTGGAGGTTTGAGTTTCCTCAAATTAACCCCATTTGTcatctaatttttctatttaatttgatttctcCTGATAAACTTTAGTGTTCGTATCATTTAGTATCAGAGCTTGATAACAAATAAGGAGTAAATCCTTACAATGGAGTGGAGACTTGAGAGGATTCAGAAGATGGTGGAGGCTATGATTCTTGAGCAAAAGGAAGTTACCAAGAAATTATTGTGCAAAATGGATGAAATATCAAGAACATGGGATGCAAGGTTGAACTCATGTAGCCATCATATCAAGcatgagaaagaaaattctaTGTCTTCGGTTGAAGTTCAATGTCTCCAACAAAGTGATAATTTGGCAATTGCAACCCATGATGGAGGTGTTAAACAATGCAGCAAAGTAGTGGCGTCATTGAAGAAAATTCCACAAATCAACATTCAAAAGGTTAGAGTTTTCTCTTACAAGTCAAAGATGCAGAGTGTTTATTTTAAGGACAAAACCACAATTTCCTGGCCACCATGATGAGAAATTGTTCATCGGTGAAGTGCCAAAAATTGAGATGAAGAACATGGTTGGACCAATGGAGAATTTTCAAAAGAGTTTCAAGGCATCATTATATCTAATTATGAATTGGAAatggaagagaaagcaaatatttcaaaaaaatctaCCCTTGAGGACAAGGGTATTTTGAAGGGGGAAGGAATGATAcaaactattaaaataattagaattatctattttatttatttaattttatggtattagttaattttgaacTAGTCAAAAGTAGTTGCACTTATCTTGTGGAGCTACATGTAATTAGTGGAGCATTATGTGAGAACATGCTTAGTGTTACTAATTTTTAGGTTGTAATCCTAAATAAGCTTTATTATATAAAGCTtgatattattcaataaagaGGGATCAtgagtttattattttggcaACATAAAAGTTGTAATTGGGAGTTTATTGGTTTCTCGAATAACCAATACTTATTTGGAGGTTTGAGTTTCTTCGAATTAACCCCATTTGTcatctaatttttctatttaatttgatttttccttATAAACTTTAGTATTCGtatcaaattcttaattaGCATTTCTCCCTCCTACTTTTTGACTTATCCCTctatcgtttttttttttcacttatcaCTTACTTTAAggttttttcatcttctcatcaATTATTTCACTTCCAACCTATTGACAATATTTTTCATGCACTTGTAATAGAATTCCAGTTAAATCaatgttgtgaaaattttaatatactcgcaagcgcacgaatctagagATAAAATAGTAGTAACGAGGTCAAACCCACatggattgttataaattaaaaagtctaatttaaatataaaattaatattaatcctaacctagttgagcaatttgaatttttaagagaaattaaacgaattaaattaataaaataattaaagcaaatgagaattcaataagacaaacattaccaaggtttcagaatccactactattcaactagtaattatctaattattaattaatccccaattttagagtgacaattcgaaatcaatttttgtcatctcatggatataaaattaagcccaagtaattaaatctaatgtaggttctttttctgcttaatagTATGACATCTAATCAtcccatgtaaacatattgaataacaaagagtcaaagttttccTAAGCACtttatgtaaacaatttaatgaaagacatagaatcaaaaataatcatgtataaactttatagatccaagcataaatttaatcgaatattaatcctaaaaatcaataatgcatgacagaattgatggaagatttaataacattcaattaatcatgtgaaataaaaactacAATCATTAAAGCACACAtgtagggaattaattaaataaaaaataattattttattgaataaaattttatctttaatctcagtataaaaaaattaactagaTATAGTTGAATTGGaagcaacaaaattaataaagtcaGTCATGGGAAGCCGAATTGTCGCTGCTCTCGCTATTCTTCTCGGCGGCTGCTCTCTTTTTTCCTTCCTCTGGCGGCTGCTTTCTCCGAAGGCCAAAGTTTACCTTTCTTATGTAGTCTTTAAAATGAGTCCCACCTCTTAAATTCTAAAGCCAGAAGGTTTGGCCATTTTATGTGTTGGTCTTGCACGTGCACTCCACTTggatttttcattctttttttaacgCCATACAATTGCTTCTCACGTGATGGCCATACTCTTCTTTGTCTTCATGTGCATGGATGAATGAATTTGTCTTGAATTCACATGTATATTTGCTTAATTGCTcctaaaatcaatcaattaatacCTCCAAAATTGAGCTCCTTTATGtccttttttattcataatttctgattaattctttgttcaataacataattcaattaattaaaaataactagtaattatataataaagagtaaaatatgtatataaattatgctcaTCAATCAACTGACTTGAAGTTGaagaactttttattttttgaaacacAAATGCAATGACCGGTCTTCAAAGTGtacttatgaaaaaaatattatttcaatggaaattattgatttttatttaagccAATATTAACAGATCCACAGTTCCTCACACAACTAAAATTATAGATCAATGATGCTGTTTAAGCTTagataatatttgtaatttactTTATACAAGCTCTAAATGAACTTTTATCTTCTAAATTTGCgctgtgttttaattttacagtAGTAgagattgaaaatatttttaaaaaaggcaTGAATaactgttttttttaaagcgTACTCccgttctttttatttttctcttcaacAAGTTTTTGTTATACCATGAAGATGACGAGAGAGAAAATCTAGGCCCAAAaatctatattattaattatttatagatatactcaatataattaattatatctttaacaattaaaagatGGTGTGAATATAAGTGTAATTTTTAACCAATAAGCGCGTAGATCAGCTGTTATGAGGCTGTTCTAACTTAACCAAAGTCTTAGTGGTCCTACCCGACTCGAATTTGAATTAGTTGGGGTTCAATGTGATCTTCGAACACTAGATAATTTAATACACCGAAAAAAATAAGTGTAATTTTAAGGGTCATTGATACTCCCCCCCtccatacatatatataatttctcaAGTGCggtcattttctttaatgtgGAAAACGCTCTTAAGCAGCTTGGtttaaaagagttttttttaataaactataAAGTCGCATGGTTTAAGAGAGTCAAAAGCTAATTCTCTTAAATCTCTTGGTTTAAAAGCATGTCcacatgaaaaaaatgatagtGCCGACACTAAAGAGGGACTGTgtacatgtgtgtgtgtgtgtgtatgtctATGTGTGTGTCAGTTTCTAGTGGAGATGTcactaaaatacaaaaaaaaaaaacaattttcaatcatataattttacaataagcaattttttactttattaaagtaaagaCCAGATGaattaaacaacaaaagaaaaacacactTCAACGCAATGAATTTTATCTTATAgtgtatcaaaattttaatttgtttatcttttaacttggttcttattatattaaaacaagaaatctACTACTAGAAGGggatcaattatatatatgcaaGATAACTCCATTCTACATAGTTATTGATTTATACCAAAATATTGAACAATATAATTCTTGGGTTAAAATTCTATTCAATTTGAGATAGAAGATGTTACCAATATGTGTTAACCTTTCAGCAACATTTAGTTAGAGATGACTAACGGGGCCAGGCAAGCAAAGGAAGGCCCATCTATGCTCGTGCTAGTGTCGTGCCTTtcctaattttctttgtttaaaccTAGCCTAACACACGTGCCGTGCTCACTCATGCCATGTCGGTGGTCGTGTCATGTCGCGCCTAAGAAAAAAAGCATgataaacttttttatttttaattttttaagagagCATGCCAAGTTGTTGGCATATTTTTTTCTAGCCTATGTACTGTTTTGGATCCATGTGTCTTTagtcaaattcaataaaataaaaaattcaaaacttacatccatattcaataataataaactagtAACAGTAagagaatataatattaattactaagttAGACTCAACACtatcaaaattcttttttaatgctaacaacaacaacaataataatttttttaagtagttaacttaattgttaactgGGACTTATATAAAGTCATAAATCATGGTCcataataacattaatacatatttataaaatcatgatatttataattttatttattaaaatcatgacatccattattcatttaataaattataaaataaatcaattagagtatttttattgaaactaagaattaaatgcatttgaaaaactttccctaataaaatatattaaaatatttaatttcaaattatttataaaattataaaaatttaagtttactttcattagaaaataaaacgtATTTATTGCAAACTTTTTCACATTCCGTCTTTTAACTTATCTCTAATCGTGTGGTGTTTTTTAAGGCCTACGTgcctaaaattttaagattggCCTAGCTTATGTGCGTGTCATGCGGTACCGCGTATCCACTAAAATACGCTCGTGTCATATCGTGCTGTACGGATACGTACCTTACCCATGCCCGTGCCATGCCACGTGCCGcatatattttcaaatcttgTTATTTGTGAAACATGAAACACACAGAAGCTGCATTCCTATTGAAGTTGATATGGTGTTTGGATCGTGagaaaatcaagaaagaaaGTGAAATGGAAAAGTCTAGATGAATCTATGAACAAagcttaatttgttttattaactGAATGAATGAATACAAAACTGAATTGATACAACTCTATTTATACTCGTTTAGAAGCTATAACAAACTACAATACAAATAGCAGAATCTTAATACATTGACCAATCATAAAATGCCAGCTGGCATTCTGTTGCATTTAGTTTCTTCCAAGCACTTCAACAATATCAGTCACATGACCTGCACATCAGCACCACATATCAGCTAATCATCATATCATGATATTCCTTAACAATTCCTGAGTCTTTCTCTTGtcttaattgaaacaaattaagCAATCAAATGATTCCAGTCTTCTTATCTGAGAGTTAagaattttgatttcttaCTTTTGAATGCTTCCTTCGGCATCTCATTGAGAAATTCAAAAcattaaatacttattttaagTAGGTGatcttttctaaataaaagagacagaagaaaataaactaaGAGCTCAGCACAAAACAGCACATGGAGGTTGAAAACTGATAATAACCACATCGCTATTATTAGATAAGAAAAAGCTCAACCTTAACATGCAAGACATGAAGACAATCAGGAAACTTGCAATATCTGATTTCAAACATTATCAACCACAAAGGTACTTATCAGTGTTGACCCTCAATTCTTTACAAAACACATAAGCAGTCTAACTGTGTTCGCCATGACGCATCCCTTGCATTCcagtaatattaaaatactaaagAATGCAATATTCGGGTCACTAATTACTAACTACGCATTGATTGAAATGTCAGCCTTTCTGGGAGGATGcacaatatttttgtttccagGGAAGGCATTGCGAGAGATGTCTACAAGGGCCTTGAAACTATATGGTTCATGCATCGACAGCtctgacagaactttcctgtTCAGTTGGATGTTCTCCTTCATCAGTCCATGCATAAAGTTACCATAGTTAACCTGAAACcagaaaatgatattaaacaAACAGAAATAATTGAGAGTCAGAATCCCATCCAGATTATATAAAAGAAGATCTAAATATATATGGTTACACCAGATAGAaggcaaaatagaaaaatcaacAGAATTTCAAGAAGGAGGCACCCATCGACTAACTTAATGAGATATAGGACATGACGGTCAGCGTTTCAGTTTCAACTTACATTACTCCTAGAGCAGTAACCACTAAGCATACCGTTTCCTGCATGACTATCTAACTGTGTATGCTCTGAGGCTTTAAATTTTCAGTACTAATGCAGGAAGGAAACACTCATGAGTCATGACAAAGAACTGGAATCATAAATTTCTTTAGTGGTCAGTTTAAAAGCATTTGTGTCATATGAGGAATCCAGCTAACGTTACAAAGAACGACTAATGCCCTCGACAATGAAGATATACAATTCATAAATAACGTAATGCCAATCAATGTCGACAACTCCATACCTATTGTTTAGGTTAGGTTAGTGGGGCCCCATGATTAGTGGGTAGGCCGTTTCACCCCCAACCAGGAAACTTTTTAGTTAGGCTTAGTGTAATCAAACCATCCTAGTCCTTCAGAGGATGAAGCTTTGaaagtaaaagaaatcaatattttgAGTATCCAGGGGTTGTTTGCCACCCACTAGTCTGGATTTCATAAGCTATGAACATCTTGCTTAACTTATCTAGCTGGCTAGGATGGTCAAGCTATGCAAGCAGATTCACAGCAAAACCCAAGCATCCATTGGATATGAGAGACCAGACAACAGCATACTAAACTAAGCATGAAAAATGGACCAAAGGCTACACGGAAGAAGAGTATATGATTtagtaaataaagaaaacaactaGTAGTTAGTGCTAAGCACAGTATTCTCGGAGAAGTAGCAGCCAAGTAATTCCCTCGCAAGTTGCAACCCACACGAGAAGAGTATTTCAGGCATTGATAAAAACATGAGTATTTCTTAGAATGAAACAAATGAATGGAATTAGCAACCAACATATCCTATTTCAATGAAAGAATAAACTCTGATAAAAAGTTGTTTAATATTCCACTAGCAAGTACCAACCATCAACCATCAATAATATGACCGGCTTTTCCAAGTTTTAACTAACTCTAAGCAGATGATTCAAAGCCGCAAGAATAGGATAAGAAGAGCGAGGatctgaataattttttagataaaaacaggaagagagagagagagagagagagagagcaagcATGAGCACAGAGAGAGAAGTGGACAGAGAATGGTGAAGGAGGCAGCAGAGGCAGATGCAGAATGaatcaaataaagaaattaaagagaagagaagactAACGCCGTGTTGGCGAGTGCCGGCGTTGATGCGTTGAATCCAAAGGGAGCGCATGTCACGCTTCTTGTTGCGGCGGTCTCTGTAGGAATACTGCAATGCTTTCTCCACTCTCTCTCTTGCTATTCTTATGCAATTTTTCGCTCTTCCTCTGAACCCCTTTGCCAGCTTAAATATCTCCTTCTTGTTCAtcctttctctcttttctttaatCCTTAAACAATGATGAATTCGTTCCTTCGATTCTCActcttctcttctcctctcttcTCTTCCCCAGCGTTTCTGCTCTTCAAATTTCCTTTAAACCCTCACCTGATTTCATTTCGCTAACAATTCTCCCTTTATTTTCCTATATTTCCGCTTTCACCCTTGGGCCAAGGCTAGCTGCAATACACGATCCCTTTGTTTGGGCTAAAGATCGAGCCCAACAGGTAACCAGTCCCCAACTCATTGGGGATGTAAACATGATATATACAAACtgtatgttattattattctattttacgGAGAATTCCAAGACCAAGTGTGAGAAAACTAGATAGGAAAATCACATGCGTCCCACGGCCACACAGACACATCAGATACATCTAACACGTGTCCGTTTGCCAGAGAAATTAAGCTAGGCAAAATACACACAAACTTATCTATCATCTCTCGTCGACTTGGTGAGTCTTAGATGGAATACATATTCTTGGACACAGATTACAGAGACAGAAATACAGTCACACCACTAAATCAAGACAACAGCCCACAAATTATCTACATCAAACGAAACGAAATTTCGTATTGATTATTAGCCCCATATTcatattatgtatatataattaattatatatgagtGTGAAAGTGAATCAAATGAGCACCACTGCAAACAACAAAGATATCGATGATGATATTGCCAAAATGAGAGTAGAACAAGGTGAGCTATACTCTCCTGAGCATGCAATCAAGGTAACAAccacaaataataaacaacaaCAAGTAGAAGGCCAAGAATAGAAGATGGCCGTGGTGGTGATGATAAGGAGAAACTTGGGAAGCATTAAGGAGAAAGTTTTGGGGAAGCTGGCCTCTGCTTCTGTTCCAGCTGATGCTTTGGAGAATTCAAGACATTTCATTGAGAGTGTAATAAGAGATGTTACTGTTGCCGCTCATGGCCTCACCAGAGATGCCTTGCTTCGCATCAAGACTCATCTCGCTGACTTGCTCCCTTCCCTCTCCCCAAATATCACCAGAAAGGTACGTCTATGTCTCTACCTTCGATACATTTGGTATATGGTTTTGATAATGAATGATACccattctttaattaattattttatgagttTCATctcaatttatttgattttatacacacacacatatacatacattcatacatatataaataatatgtacgtacttttttttttaaaggacgTAGTAATAAGTTATATggtttaaatagtttaataggTTATTGCACTGACTTTATTAAGCTATAGGAGTTAAGAACATctttttagggaaaaaaaaaaataataaagactGAAAAGGACCATATATATTCTCAGTTAATTTAGTTTACTTACGTACTCACATATATAAGCAGATAGTAGATGATGCTGAAAAAGAGACTAGTATTGGAACTTCCGATGGTGAAAAAGAGGAAGAGATTCATCATCGACAAAATAAGCAAGGTGGCGGCGTGAGCGTAGGCGCCCCATTTAGGTCACCTACATCCTCTCCGTTTAGTTCACTAATCAAACCACTATCGCGGCTTTGAATCTGTATGCAAAAATACTCTTTGCTTTTCTTCATTTCCAGTCCTGTCTTGtttattgaataaacaaaCTTGAATGGGTATACACATACTTTGTATTTAGTCAACCACGACAACAGCAATAATATTAATGGACAGATTGATACATTATGCAAAAGAAACATAGCAGCCATACCTGCTGCTGCTGAGGGTTCTTGTCCGGGAGAAAGGTGTAGAATCTGACTGAAAGATCAGCGCATGGTAAGTTATCAttgagaaacaaaattaagggCCTTCCAAATGAAAGGGACCGTTGGTCAGTAATTGCAGTTTCATCATTTTAGTTTGTTTAGAAACTGCAG
This window of the Citrus sinensis cultivar Valencia sweet orange chromosome 8, DVS_A1.0, whole genome shotgun sequence genome carries:
- the LOC102623378 gene encoding uncharacterized protein LOC102623378 — its product is MNKKEIFKLAKGFRGRAKNCIRIARERVEKALQYSYRDRRNKKRDMRSLWIQRINAGTRQHGVNYGNFMHGLMKENIQLNRKVLSELSMHEPYSFKALVDISRNAFPGNKNIVHPPRKADISINA
- the LOC102623681 gene encoding uncharacterized protein LOC102623681 isoform X2, encoding MAVVVMIRRNLGSIKEKVLGKLASASVPADALENSRHFIESVIRDVTVAAHGLTRDALLRIKTHLADLLPSLSPNITRKKLK
- the LOC102623681 gene encoding uncharacterized protein LOC102623681 isoform X1 encodes the protein MAVVVMIRRNLGSIKEKVLGKLASASVPADALENSRHFIESVIRDVTVAAHGLTRDALLRIKTHLADLLPSLSPNITRKIVDDAEKETSIGTSDGEKEEEIHHRQNKQGGGVSVGAPFRSPTSSPFSSLIKPLSRL